The following proteins come from a genomic window of Phacochoerus africanus isolate WHEZ1 chromosome 9, ROS_Pafr_v1, whole genome shotgun sequence:
- the TMEM121 gene encoding transmembrane protein 121, whose product MVLPPPDRRHVCLTTLVIMGSMAVMDAYLVEQNQGPRKIGVCIIVLVGDVCFLLVLRYVAVWVGAEVRTAKRGYAMILWFLYIFVLEIKLYFIFQNYKAARRGAADPVARKALTLLLSVCVPGLFLLLVALDRMEYVRTFRKREDLRGRLFWVALDLLDLLDMQANLWEPPRTGLPLWAEGLTFFYCYMLLLVLPCVALSEVSMQGEHIAPQKMMLYPVLSLATVNVVAVLARAANMALFRDSRVSAIFVGKNVVALATKACTFLEYRRQVRDFPPPALALELQPPPPPPQRNSVPPPPPLHGPPGRPHGPSPTRDALDT is encoded by the coding sequence ATGGTGCTGCCGCCCCCGGACCGGCGCCACGTGTGCCTGACCACGCTGGTGATCATGGGCAGCATGGCGGTCATGGACGCGTACCTGGTGGAGCAGAACCAGGGCCCGCGCAAGATCGGCGTGTGCATCATTGTGCTGGTGGGCGACGTGTGCTTCCTGCTGGTGCTGCGCTACGTGGCCGTGTGGGTTGGCGCCGAGGTGCGCACGGCCAAGCGCGGCTACGCCATGATCCTCTGGTTCCTCTACATCTTCGTGCTGGAGATCAAGCTCTACTTCATCTTCCAGAACTACAAGGCGGCGCGGCGAGGCGCGGCCGACCCGGTGGCGCGAAAGGCGCTGACGCTGCTGCTGTCGGTGTGTGTGCCCGGCCTCTTCCTGCTGCTCGTGGCGCTGGACCGCATGGAGTACGTGCGCACCTTCCGTAAGCGCGAGGACCTGCGCGGCCGGCTCTTCTGGGTGGCCTTGGACCTGCTGGACCTGCTGGACATGCAGGCCAACCTGTGGGAGCCGCCGCGCACCGGGCTGCCCCTGTGGGCCGAGGGCCTCACCTTCTTCTACTGCTACatgctgctgctggtgctgccGTGCGTCGCGCTCAGCGAGGTCAGCATGCAGGGCGAGCACATCGCGCCGCAGAAGATGATGCTCTACCCGGTGCTCAGCCTCGCCACCGTCAACGTGGTGGCCGTGCTGGCCCGCGCCGCCAACATGGCGCTCTTCCGCGACAGCCGCGTCTCGGCCATCTTCGTGGGCAAGAACGTGGTGGCCCTGGCCACCAAGGCCTGCACCTTCCTCGAGTACCGCCGCCAGGTGCGCGACTTCCCGCCGCccgccctggccctggagctgcagccgccgccgccgccgccgcagcgcAACTCGgtgccgccgcccccgccgctgcACGGCCCGCCGGGCCGCCCTCACGGGCCGTCGCCCACGCGCGATGCTCTGGACACGTGA